A genomic segment from Alistipes senegalensis JC50 encodes:
- a CDS encoding SusD/RagB family nutrient-binding outer membrane lipoprotein, producing MKNILRYTLAICTAGLLPVACTSNFDEYNTNQNQMEMGDVHPLNLLEHILFTGADGMVYRTWLLNNELIQYTVQMYTENVHRYMIRDSYNSGTWNHLARWAANSDHMIEQAVKNGDANSEAIALTMRALFVSNWTDIYGDIPFSEAFQGRNNVLKPKFDTQKEVYTQLFADLDRANSLYDPSRALRYPNKDLMYKGDIAKWRKFTNSLHMRLLMRLQNRDAEMGVSEKLREIVSNPARYPVMASNADNAALFYTNVDPFIGHFGTTTLQSFTSNSHRMAEHLVNLMNNTNDPRLGIYAVQQNNEWTGLVSGYPTTETNATNCAYLNKDVLGDYTSPYTFMRYDEVLFILSEAAFRGMIPGGSAAAQQYYEQAVLASIDYWDEINPSPTYEITQAQKNAFMQIVAFDNTLEQILNQKYIALFWEGYEAWHEYRRTGYPNFKIGKGTANDGVLPTRFIYPVTTVDTNHENYLKAIANQGPDNMKTRLWWARKQ from the coding sequence ATGAAAAACATACTACGATACACGCTGGCGATCTGCACGGCAGGCCTTCTCCCGGTCGCCTGCACCTCGAATTTCGACGAGTACAACACCAACCAGAACCAGATGGAGATGGGCGACGTACACCCGCTGAACCTGCTGGAGCACATTCTCTTCACGGGAGCCGACGGCATGGTCTACCGCACGTGGCTGCTCAACAACGAGCTGATCCAGTACACCGTGCAGATGTACACCGAGAACGTCCACCGCTACATGATCCGCGACAGCTACAACAGCGGCACGTGGAACCACCTCGCCCGCTGGGCGGCCAACTCCGACCACATGATCGAGCAGGCCGTGAAGAACGGGGACGCCAACTCGGAGGCCATCGCCCTGACGATGCGGGCGCTGTTCGTCTCGAACTGGACGGACATCTACGGCGACATCCCCTTCAGCGAGGCTTTCCAGGGGCGCAACAACGTCCTCAAACCCAAGTTCGACACCCAGAAGGAGGTCTACACGCAGCTTTTCGCCGACCTCGACCGCGCCAACTCGCTCTACGATCCGTCGCGGGCGCTGCGCTACCCGAACAAGGACCTGATGTACAAGGGCGACATCGCCAAATGGCGCAAGTTCACCAACTCGCTCCACATGCGGCTGCTGATGCGGTTGCAGAACCGCGACGCGGAGATGGGCGTGAGCGAGAAGCTCCGCGAGATCGTCTCGAACCCCGCGCGCTACCCGGTCATGGCGTCGAACGCCGACAACGCGGCGCTCTTCTACACCAACGTCGATCCCTTCATCGGGCATTTCGGCACCACGACGCTGCAAAGTTTCACCTCGAACTCGCACCGCATGGCCGAACACCTGGTCAACCTGATGAACAACACCAACGACCCGCGGCTGGGCATCTACGCCGTGCAGCAGAACAACGAATGGACAGGGCTGGTCAGCGGCTACCCCACCACGGAGACCAACGCCACCAACTGCGCCTACCTGAACAAGGACGTGCTGGGCGACTACACCTCGCCCTATACGTTCATGCGCTACGACGAGGTGCTGTTCATCCTCTCCGAGGCGGCGTTCCGCGGCATGATCCCGGGCGGCAGCGCCGCGGCGCAGCAGTATTACGAGCAGGCGGTGCTGGCGTCGATCGACTACTGGGACGAGATCAACCCCTCGCCCACCTACGAGATCACGCAGGCGCAGAAGAACGCCTTCATGCAGATCGTCGCCTTCGACAACACGCTGGAACAGATTCTCAACCAGAAGTACATCGCCCTTTTCTGGGAGGGCTACGAGGCGTGGCACGAGTACCGCCGGACGGGTTATCCCAACTTCAAGATCGGCAAGGGCACGGCCAACGACGGCGTGCTTCCCACGCGCTTCATCTACCCGGTGACCACGGTGGACACCAACCACGAAAACTACCTCAAGGCGATCGCCAACCAGGGTCCCGACAACATGAAGACCCGACTCTGGTGGGCGCGCAAGCAGTAA
- a CDS encoding DUF5689 domain-containing protein: MNTERIISHTKYRLAGLLAAVALLAAGCTADEDTDAPYLYFGEEIESLSYTVNGGSLTVEMYSNMGPWVIEPAYTGDEEWIDIWPDEGDDSGRFTVTVAANDGAYTRYSTVNVVIGGRVVKSFEVMQSGVDPSIALDMGSDHIMTASKGGTITVPLKTNVGWKPVALESAAGWISFGESADAAQELIVAPNTGSERTGVVRFQAIGTNMEKLYADLTIVQFDTAQDPNNGEKLTVAEAVARYADAGKITDNVWVEGYVTSDREKRNFDLNVMTLQDDSRRGLLFEFASTNDNTFRMNERLKVHLLGQQLVTDATTRSLKVAAFTSNSVFERDEAGTGIAPVELESIAELPNYENTLVTLKKVEFVQPAGTYCNIDERYTQSTPSYATIAYNATAMPFCDGNDFYGHLLRDEEGNTCKLYTTTWFLDRFAALVPEGSGPLTGIVTKYYKQSTGEVYIIRLRRHEDNRVSSDASTRMSKTLIQFGPFDDTNTYDKLTPRVGSGQLTTTMWSAVQAGAGGISMDWGWSYARMAPATVTVKSDGSQSISPALSNSYTNFNVLACVSCQYFWDCTASTMNRTDAPEGYKGECWVFHVNDFTPDASKDLYLTFALASSQTGPMYFDIEWGEEENGPLSAYTKIGEIISPDWYSCHQLQQFILKLPDEMKSKQKFTIRFRVTRNWNAGNGMVNGSSTESTTVAKGGAPRISFWQIAEI; this comes from the coding sequence ATGAATACCGAACGAATCATATCGCATACGAAATACCGTCTTGCCGGGCTTCTGGCGGCCGTTGCGCTGCTGGCCGCGGGATGCACCGCGGACGAGGACACCGACGCCCCGTACCTCTACTTCGGCGAGGAGATCGAATCGCTCTCCTACACGGTCAACGGAGGTTCGCTGACCGTCGAGATGTATTCGAACATGGGCCCGTGGGTCATCGAACCCGCCTACACGGGCGACGAGGAGTGGATCGACATCTGGCCCGACGAAGGCGACGACAGCGGCCGCTTCACGGTCACCGTCGCGGCCAACGACGGAGCCTACACACGTTACAGCACGGTCAACGTCGTCATCGGCGGCCGGGTCGTCAAGTCCTTCGAGGTCATGCAGTCGGGCGTCGATCCGTCGATCGCCCTCGACATGGGCTCCGACCATATCATGACCGCCTCGAAAGGCGGCACGATCACCGTTCCGCTGAAAACCAACGTCGGCTGGAAACCCGTGGCGCTGGAGAGCGCCGCCGGATGGATATCCTTCGGCGAATCGGCCGATGCCGCCCAGGAGCTGATCGTCGCCCCGAACACGGGCAGCGAACGCACGGGCGTCGTGCGCTTCCAGGCCATCGGCACCAACATGGAGAAGCTCTACGCCGACCTGACGATCGTCCAGTTCGACACGGCGCAGGACCCCAACAACGGCGAGAAGCTGACCGTCGCCGAGGCCGTGGCCCGCTACGCCGACGCAGGCAAGATCACCGACAACGTATGGGTCGAAGGCTATGTGACGAGCGACCGCGAGAAACGCAACTTCGACCTCAACGTCATGACGCTTCAGGACGACAGCCGCCGCGGCCTGCTCTTCGAGTTCGCCTCGACGAACGACAACACGTTCCGCATGAACGAGCGTCTGAAAGTTCATCTGCTGGGCCAGCAGCTGGTCACCGACGCGACGACCCGTTCATTGAAGGTGGCGGCCTTTACCTCGAATTCGGTCTTCGAACGCGACGAGGCGGGAACGGGCATCGCCCCCGTCGAACTGGAGAGCATCGCCGAGCTTCCGAACTACGAGAACACGCTCGTGACGCTCAAAAAGGTCGAGTTCGTCCAGCCCGCCGGCACCTACTGCAACATCGACGAACGCTACACGCAATCGACTCCCTCCTACGCGACGATCGCCTACAACGCCACGGCGATGCCCTTCTGCGACGGCAACGACTTCTACGGCCACCTGCTGCGCGACGAGGAGGGCAACACCTGCAAGCTCTACACGACGACGTGGTTCCTCGACCGTTTCGCCGCGCTCGTTCCCGAGGGCTCGGGACCGCTGACGGGCATCGTCACCAAGTATTACAAGCAATCGACAGGCGAGGTCTACATCATCCGCCTGCGCCGGCACGAAGACAACCGGGTGTCGTCCGACGCTTCGACGCGCATGTCGAAGACGCTGATCCAGTTCGGGCCCTTCGACGACACGAACACCTACGACAAACTGACGCCGCGCGTGGGCAGCGGACAGCTCACGACGACCATGTGGTCGGCCGTGCAGGCCGGCGCCGGCGGCATCTCGATGGACTGGGGCTGGAGCTACGCCCGCATGGCCCCGGCCACGGTGACAGTCAAGAGCGACGGTTCGCAGAGCATCTCCCCGGCGCTGTCGAACAGCTACACGAACTTCAACGTCCTCGCCTGCGTCTCGTGCCAGTATTTCTGGGACTGCACCGCCTCGACGATGAACCGCACCGACGCCCCCGAGGGCTACAAGGGCGAGTGCTGGGTCTTCCACGTGAACGACTTCACGCCCGACGCGTCGAAAGACCTCTACCTCACCTTCGCCCTGGCCAGCTCGCAGACCGGCCCGATGTATTTCGACATCGAGTGGGGCGAGGAGGAGAACGGCCCGCTGTCGGCGTACACCAAGATCGGCGAAATCATCTCGCCCGACTGGTACTCGTGCCACCAGTTGCAGCAGTTCATCCTCAAACTCCCCGACGAGATGAAGAGCAAGCAGAAGTTCACGATCCGCTTCCGCGTCACCCGCAACTGGAACGCCGGCAACGGCATGGTGAACGGCAGTTCGACGGAGAGCACGACCGTCGCCAAGGGCGGCGCCCCGCGCATCAGCTTCTGGCAGATCGCCGAGATATAA